One window of the Maridesulfovibrio frigidus DSM 17176 genome contains the following:
- a CDS encoding urease accessory protein UreH domain-containing protein has product MEFETIFLVALQSSLFLGLIHGINPCGHSWLILAPFIYGEKKGGRVFSLTAAFIMGTTLACLAIGFTLGSISLTIPASMTYIVDMITVGVLIVLGGILIVKPELLHSHDHDHDHAHPHDHSDDHEKPHDQGHNHSHDHDHHQISHGCGCPCGSSHSESKSAIRCATFWGLFSVGFFNMIVPCPTVAIMYKYALDSGDVFKGTAVFASYAIGTGIALAAVIYAIYKAAAFVRTLEQGWVEPLVMRTAGVMTIAFGIYSYTNI; this is encoded by the coding sequence ATGGAATTTGAAACTATATTTTTAGTCGCGTTGCAGAGCAGCCTTTTTCTAGGGCTGATTCATGGAATTAATCCTTGTGGACATTCATGGTTGATTTTAGCCCCGTTTATTTATGGCGAAAAAAAAGGCGGACGCGTGTTTTCTTTGACCGCAGCCTTTATTATGGGGACGACTCTTGCCTGCCTTGCGATAGGTTTTACTTTAGGATCTATTTCCTTAACCATTCCAGCGTCAATGACCTACATTGTGGATATGATTACAGTGGGTGTTTTGATCGTGTTGGGGGGTATTTTGATTGTTAAGCCTGAACTCCTTCACAGCCATGACCACGATCATGATCACGCCCACCCTCACGACCACAGTGATGATCATGAAAAACCTCACGATCAAGGGCATAACCACAGTCACGATCATGATCATCATCAGATCTCTCACGGGTGTGGTTGCCCGTGCGGAAGCTCTCATTCTGAATCAAAATCTGCGATACGATGCGCAACATTCTGGGGACTGTTTTCAGTGGGCTTCTTTAACATGATCGTCCCATGTCCGACTGTGGCAATTATGTACAAGTATGCTTTGGATTCAGGGGATGTCTTTAAGGGAACTGCCGTTTTCGCTAGTTATGCAATCGGGACGGGAATAGCTCTTGCCGCAGTAATTTACGCTATTTATAAAGCTGCTGCATTTGTTCGCACGCTTGAGCAGGGCTGGGTTGAGCCGCTTGTAATGAGAACTGCTGGGGTCATGACTATCGCTTTTGGAATATACAGTTATACAAATATATAA
- a CDS encoding MarR family winged helix-turn-helix transcriptional regulator, with product MLNKLNHSVIEFYEKLSSWEHDIVRGKGITLPQMHTLEVLGIHKPMRMKELAQRMGITTGTLTVLVDRLENKGFVRRKPHESDRRSIIVELTDSGDVMFAEHDRLHLRLIEELTSELSDSERESLLSCLDKMNSAF from the coding sequence ATTTTAAATAAGCTCAATCATTCGGTTATCGAATTTTATGAGAAGCTGTCTTCATGGGAGCATGACATCGTGCGCGGGAAAGGGATTACTTTACCTCAGATGCACACTCTTGAGGTGCTTGGCATCCATAAGCCCATGCGTATGAAAGAACTCGCGCAACGTATGGGCATAACGACAGGGACTCTGACTGTTCTGGTTGATAGATTAGAAAATAAGGGCTTTGTGCGTCGTAAACCTCACGAAAGTGATCGGCGTTCCATTATTGTAGAATTGACTGATTCTGGTGATGTGATGTTTGCGGAACATGACAGGCTTCATCTGCGTTTAATCGAGGAGTTAACTTCTGAATTGTCAGATTCTGAACGGGAATCTCTTTTGAGTTGTCTGGATAAAATGAATTCCGCTTTTTGA